One genomic segment of Macaca fascicularis isolate 582-1 chromosome 19, T2T-MFA8v1.1 includes these proteins:
- the FXYD1 gene encoding phospholemman — translation MASLGHILVFCVSLITMAKAESPKEQDPFTYDYQSLRIGGLIIAGILFILGILIVLSRRCRCKFNQQQRTGEPDEEEGTFRSSIRRLSTRRR, via the exons ATGGCGTCTCTTGGCCACATCTTGGTTTTCTGTGTGAGTCTCATCACcatggccaaggcag AAAGTCCAAAGGAGCAAGACCCGTTCACTTATG ACTACCAGTCCCTGCGGATCGGAGGCCTCATCATCGCCGGGATCCTCTTCATCCTGGGCATCCTCATTGTGCTCA GCAGAAGATGCCGGTGCAAGTTCAACCAGCAGCAGAG GACTGGGGAACCCGATGAAGAGGAGGGAACTTTCCGCAGCTCCATCCGCC GTCTGTCCACCCGCAGGCGGTAG
- the FXYD7 gene encoding FXYD domain-containing ion transport regulator 7 isoform X4 produces MATPTQTPTKAPEEPDPFYYDYNTVQTVGMTLATILFLLGILIVISKKVKCRKADSSPTCKSCKSELPSSAPGGGGV; encoded by the exons ATGGCGACCCCGACCCAGACCCCCACAAAGG CTCCTGAGGAACCTGACCCATTTTACTACG ACTACAACACGGTGCAGACTGTGGGCATGACTTTGGCAACCATCTTGTTCCTGCTGGGTATCCTCATCGTCATCA GCAAGAAGGTGAAGTGCAGGAAGGCGGACTCCAG CCCAACCTGCAAATCCTGTAAGTCCGAGCTTCCCTCTTCAG cccctggtggCGGCGGCGTGTAA
- the FXYD7 gene encoding FXYD domain-containing ion transport regulator 7 isoform X3 has protein sequence MATPTQTPTKAPEEPDPFYYDYNTVQTVGMTLATILFLLGILIVISKKVKCRKADSRSESPTCKSCKSELPSSAPGGGGV, from the exons ATGGCGACCCCGACCCAGACCCCCACAAAGG CTCCTGAGGAACCTGACCCATTTTACTACG ACTACAACACGGTGCAGACTGTGGGCATGACTTTGGCAACCATCTTGTTCCTGCTGGGTATCCTCATCGTCATCA GCAAGAAGGTGAAGTGCAGGAAGGCGGACTCCAGGTCTGAGAG CCCAACCTGCAAATCCTGTAAGTCCGAGCTTCCCTCTTCAG cccctggtggCGGCGGCGTGTAA
- the FXYD7 gene encoding FXYD domain-containing ion transport regulator 7 isoform X2, whose protein sequence is MAGQHRARTEAPGGAQVLSLPRCPPLSSPDYNTVQTVGMTLATILFLLGILIVISKKVKCRKADSSPTCKSCKSELPSSAPGGGGV, encoded by the exons ATGGCTGGGCAACACAGAGCCAGGACTGAAGCTCCAGGTGGAGCCCAGGTGCTGTCCCTGCCTCGATGTCCCCCGTTATCTTCCCCAGACTACAACACGGTGCAGACTGTGGGCATGACTTTGGCAACCATCTTGTTCCTGCTGGGTATCCTCATCGTCATCA GCAAGAAGGTGAAGTGCAGGAAGGCGGACTCCAG CCCAACCTGCAAATCCTGTAAGTCCGAGCTTCCCTCTTCAG cccctggtggCGGCGGCGTGTAA
- the FXYD7 gene encoding FXYD domain-containing ion transport regulator 7 isoform X1 has translation MAGQHRARTEAPGGAQVLSLPRCPPLSSPDYNTVQTVGMTLATILFLLGILIVISKKVKCRKADSRSESPTCKSCKSELPSSAPGGGGV, from the exons ATGGCTGGGCAACACAGAGCCAGGACTGAAGCTCCAGGTGGAGCCCAGGTGCTGTCCCTGCCTCGATGTCCCCCGTTATCTTCCCCAGACTACAACACGGTGCAGACTGTGGGCATGACTTTGGCAACCATCTTGTTCCTGCTGGGTATCCTCATCGTCATCA GCAAGAAGGTGAAGTGCAGGAAGGCGGACTCCAGGTCTGAGAG CCCAACCTGCAAATCCTGTAAGTCCGAGCTTCCCTCTTCAG cccctggtggCGGCGGCGTGTAA